The following proteins are encoded in a genomic region of Thiomonas sp. X19:
- a CDS encoding ABC transporter ATP-binding protein has product MTSTDSQTIVAQAAIVAQYLSKTVVDAQGSLTLLDGVNLRVGRATSVAIVGPSGSGKSTLLGLLAGLDLPTSGRVWIDGTDLFALSEDGRAALRARKLGFVFQNFQLIGHLNALENVMLAMEISGQTAALRADAQAMLERVGLGARLRHMPATLSGGEQQRVALARAFATRPSLLLADEPTGNLDAAGGMRIIDLMFSLQREQGTTLVLVTHDNALASRCDAVVELQAGRLVEQAATAFPVQAGSEVTA; this is encoded by the coding sequence ATGACATCCACCGATTCACAAACCATCGTTGCACAAGCCGCCATTGTCGCGCAGTACTTGAGCAAGACCGTGGTTGATGCCCAAGGTTCGCTGACCTTGCTCGACGGCGTGAATCTGCGGGTCGGACGCGCCACCAGCGTGGCCATCGTCGGCCCTTCCGGCTCGGGCAAATCCACCTTGCTCGGGCTTCTGGCGGGGCTGGATCTGCCGACCTCAGGCCGGGTCTGGATCGATGGCACCGACTTGTTCGCCCTGAGCGAAGACGGCCGCGCCGCCTTGCGCGCCCGCAAGCTGGGTTTCGTGTTCCAGAACTTTCAACTCATCGGCCACCTCAACGCGCTGGAAAACGTGATGCTGGCGATGGAAATTTCCGGCCAGACCGCGGCTTTGCGAGCCGATGCCCAAGCCATGCTGGAACGCGTGGGCCTCGGCGCCCGGTTGCGGCACATGCCCGCCACGCTGTCCGGTGGTGAGCAGCAGCGCGTGGCCTTGGCGCGGGCTTTCGCCACGCGGCCTTCCTTGCTGCTCGCCGATGAACCCACCGGCAACCTCGACGCCGCAGGCGGCATGCGCATCATCGACCTGATGTTCAGCCTGCAACGCGAACAGGGAACCACGCTGGTGCTCGTGACGCACGACAACGCCTTGGCGTCACGCTGCGATGCCGTGGTCGAGTTGCAAGCTGGCCGCCTGGTGGAGCAGGCAGCGACGGCCTTCCCGGTCCAGGCCGGTTCCGAGGTGACGGCTTGA
- the rlmB gene encoding 23S rRNA (guanosine(2251)-2'-O)-methyltransferase RlmB, with amino-acid sequence MSPKLLYGFHAVGARLRAAPDSVRELLVDTSRHDARMQQFLARAQDAGLAVIAADGARLDALAGTHRHQGVVARVEPLDKMSTLDAVLEATADTPLLLGLDGVTDPHNLGAILRTADCAGVHAVFAPKDRAVGLTPTVAKVASGAADTVQYIMVTNMARTLAALRERGLWVVGTAGEATDTLFDAKLAEPAALVLGAEGSGMRRLVREGCDQLVHIPMQGSVDSLNVSVAAGVCLFEAVRQRCCLAAASGKL; translated from the coding sequence TTGAGCCCCAAGCTGCTGTACGGCTTTCACGCCGTGGGCGCGCGCCTGCGGGCCGCACCCGACAGCGTGCGTGAGCTTCTCGTCGACACCTCGCGGCACGACGCGCGCATGCAGCAATTTCTCGCACGCGCGCAGGACGCCGGACTGGCCGTCATCGCGGCCGACGGTGCCCGGCTCGACGCCCTGGCTGGAACCCACAGACACCAGGGCGTGGTGGCTCGCGTCGAGCCGCTGGACAAAATGTCCACCCTGGACGCCGTGCTGGAAGCGACGGCTGACACTCCCCTGCTGCTGGGTCTGGATGGCGTGACCGACCCGCACAATCTGGGGGCCATCTTGCGCACGGCCGATTGCGCCGGGGTGCACGCCGTGTTCGCGCCGAAGGACCGCGCCGTGGGCCTCACGCCCACCGTGGCCAAGGTTGCCAGTGGCGCGGCCGACACGGTGCAATACATCATGGTCACGAATATGGCGCGCACCCTGGCAGCCTTGCGCGAGCGCGGGCTGTGGGTGGTTGGAACCGCAGGCGAGGCGACGGATACCTTGTTCGATGCCAAGCTCGCCGAGCCCGCCGCGTTGGTGCTGGGTGCCGAGGGCAGCGGCATGCGCCGCCTGGTGCGCGAGGGCTGCGACCAGCTCGTGCACATTCCCATGCAGGGCAGTGTGGACAGCCTGAATGTTTCGGTCGCGGCTGGCGTCTGCCTGTTCGAGGCCGTGCGCCAGCGTTGTTGTTTGGCCGCGGCATCCGGCAAGCTTTGA
- the mnmH gene encoding tRNA 2-selenouridine(34) synthase MnmH, whose amino-acid sequence MSLRSVTADEALTRLAEFDAVLDVRSPGEFTLDHMPGAVNWPVLDDAERVRVGILHVQTGAFEARRIGAALVARNIAMHIEQHAQGWPKEFAPLVYCWRGGNRSGAMAHVLAQIGFRVHLVPGGYKALRAALVRQLDALVPPLNFRVICGPTGSGKSRLLNALQAQGAQVLDLEMLAAHRGSVLGALPGEAQPSQKHFETRIWAVLRSLEPALPVFIESESKRIGKLQVPSALLERMHASPCMRLEATLPTRVRILLDDYAALTRDPAELLFRLESLTELRGKQTVARWRGLVEAGDFPSLVEELLAQHYDPSYGSSMARNYQDLMASPTWLVDDASAAAFDRLATQIIAQV is encoded by the coding sequence GTGAGCTTGCGTAGTGTGACGGCCGACGAGGCCTTGACGCGGCTGGCCGAGTTCGACGCCGTGCTGGACGTGCGCAGCCCCGGTGAATTCACCCTCGACCACATGCCCGGCGCGGTGAACTGGCCGGTACTGGACGACGCCGAGCGCGTGCGTGTGGGCATACTGCATGTGCAGACCGGCGCCTTCGAGGCCAGGCGCATCGGCGCCGCGCTGGTGGCGCGCAACATCGCCATGCATATCGAGCAGCATGCCCAGGGCTGGCCGAAAGAGTTCGCGCCGCTGGTGTATTGCTGGCGCGGCGGCAACCGCTCGGGGGCGATGGCGCATGTGCTGGCGCAAATCGGCTTTCGCGTCCATCTGGTGCCTGGCGGCTACAAAGCCTTGCGCGCAGCGCTGGTGCGGCAACTCGATGCCCTGGTGCCACCGTTGAACTTCCGCGTCATCTGCGGCCCCACGGGCAGCGGCAAGAGCCGCCTGCTGAATGCGCTGCAGGCCCAAGGCGCACAAGTGCTCGACCTGGAAATGCTGGCTGCGCATCGCGGCTCCGTGCTCGGCGCCCTGCCGGGTGAGGCCCAACCCAGCCAGAAGCACTTCGAGACGCGCATCTGGGCGGTGTTGCGCAGCCTTGAGCCTGCGTTGCCAGTGTTCATCGAAAGCGAAAGCAAGCGGATCGGCAAACTGCAGGTGCCGAGCGCGTTGCTGGAGCGCATGCACGCCAGCCCCTGCATGCGTCTCGAAGCCACCCTGCCAACCCGGGTTCGCATCCTGCTGGACGACTACGCGGCCCTCACGCGGGATCCGGCCGAGTTGCTGTTTCGGCTCGAATCACTCACCGAGCTGCGGGGCAAGCAGACGGTGGCACGCTGGCGCGGTTTGGTGGAGGCCGGGGACTTTCCCTCGCTGGTGGAGGAGCTTCTGGCACAGCACTACGACCCGAGCTATGGCAGCTCGATGGCCCGAAACTACCAAGACCTGATGGCAAGCCCAACTTGGCTGGTGGACGATGCCAGTGCAGCTGCGTTTGATCGGCTGGCCACGCAGATCATCGCGCAGGTTTGA
- a CDS encoding arylesterase, producing MGISHAKTAAATAAAARQASHPVVLIVGDSLSAGYGLETGKGWASLLARRMAQQFPAWRVVNASVSGDTTAGGLSRLPALLERDHPAVVIVELGGNDALRGLSLSTTQANLTAMVQQSKAEGARVLLLGMEIPPNYGPAYTQRFAAIFPVVAKAEQVALVPFFLAGVVNHPNWFQADNIHPTAIAQPVMLNTVWPRLLSLLRAVQQHAEKSEAK from the coding sequence ATGGGTATCTCGCATGCGAAGACGGCGGCAGCGACTGCCGCGGCCGCACGGCAAGCCAGCCACCCGGTCGTCCTCATCGTGGGCGACAGTTTGTCCGCCGGCTATGGCCTGGAAACGGGCAAGGGCTGGGCCAGCCTGTTGGCCAGGCGCATGGCGCAACAGTTTCCGGCTTGGCGCGTGGTGAACGCCAGCGTCAGCGGCGACACCACCGCCGGTGGCCTGAGCCGTTTGCCGGCGCTGCTCGAACGCGACCACCCAGCCGTTGTCATTGTTGAGCTGGGTGGCAATGACGCGCTGCGTGGCCTGTCGCTGAGCACGACCCAGGCCAACCTCACCGCGATGGTGCAGCAGTCCAAAGCAGAGGGCGCGCGCGTGCTCTTGCTCGGCATGGAAATTCCGCCCAACTACGGGCCGGCCTACACCCAGCGCTTCGCGGCGATTTTTCCCGTCGTGGCCAAGGCGGAACAAGTGGCGCTGGTGCCGTTTTTTCTGGCTGGCGTGGTGAACCATCCGAACTGGTTCCAGGCTGACAACATCCACCCCACCGCCATCGCCCAGCCTGTGATGCTGAACACGGTGTGGCCCAGGCTGCTGTCCTTGCTGCGCGCCGTGCAGCAACATGCTGAGAAAAGTGAGGCCAAGTGA
- a CDS encoding site-specific integrase, which produces MGTITQRRRANGEIGYTAQIRVKQDGKLVFSEAATFNRKQLATEWLRRREAELDAKRARGEPIGRGATIGKLIDWYLEEAQKITPWGRSKQADLLRLRKTALAEKDSTRLSVSEVIGHITTRRQIDGVGPSTALNDLVWLRQVFRSARASLGVPAQLQAIDDAKAELMTTRVVAKSRNRQRRVSPDEEALLLKFFSERDARARIPMVDIVQFALLTARRQEEICRLKWVDVDRERGIAWLDDVKHPRHKTGNRRAFRLLSAAMLIVERQPRIAEYVFPYESKSVGAAFTRACKMLELQDLHFHDLRHEATSRLFERGYSIHEVAQFTLHESWATLQRYTHLRPENVPER; this is translated from the coding sequence ATGGGAACCATCACACAACGGCGTCGCGCCAATGGCGAAATAGGGTACACCGCCCAGATCCGGGTGAAGCAGGATGGCAAGCTCGTTTTCAGCGAGGCGGCCACGTTCAACCGAAAACAACTGGCTACCGAGTGGCTGCGTCGGCGCGAGGCTGAGTTGGATGCCAAACGCGCGCGGGGCGAGCCCATTGGCCGCGGCGCGACGATCGGCAAGCTCATCGACTGGTATCTCGAAGAGGCTCAGAAGATTACTCCATGGGGCCGAAGCAAGCAGGCGGATCTGCTACGCCTCCGCAAGACGGCGCTCGCTGAAAAAGACTCGACCCGGCTGAGCGTGTCGGAGGTGATCGGCCATATCACCACCCGCCGCCAGATCGACGGCGTAGGGCCTTCAACTGCACTGAACGACCTCGTGTGGCTGCGTCAGGTGTTTCGATCCGCCCGTGCCTCGCTGGGCGTTCCCGCGCAATTACAGGCCATCGACGACGCCAAGGCTGAGCTGATGACGACCCGGGTCGTCGCCAAATCCAGAAATCGGCAGCGGCGGGTCTCACCAGATGAGGAGGCGCTACTCCTCAAGTTCTTTTCCGAGCGCGACGCCCGAGCGCGAATCCCCATGGTGGATATCGTCCAATTTGCGCTTCTCACGGCCCGCCGACAGGAGGAAATCTGCCGCCTCAAGTGGGTTGACGTTGACCGCGAGCGGGGCATCGCTTGGCTTGACGACGTCAAACACCCTCGGCACAAGACGGGAAACCGCCGTGCATTCCGCCTCTTGTCTGCAGCAATGCTCATCGTTGAACGCCAGCCACGAATCGCAGAGTACGTTTTCCCCTACGAAAGCAAATCAGTCGGTGCTGCGTTCACGAGGGCGTGCAAGATGCTGGAATTGCAAGACCTGCATTTCCACGATTTGCGCCATGAGGCAACCTCAAGATTGTTCGAACGCGGCTACAGCATTCATGAAGTCGCCCAGTTCACGCTTCACGAGAGCTGGGCCACGCTGCAGCGATACACGCATTTGCGACCGGAGAACGTTCCGGAACGGTAG
- the dusA gene encoding tRNA dihydrouridine(20/20a) synthase DusA — protein sequence MLDWTDRHCRYFHRQLSRHARLYTEMVTTGALIHGDQSRHLDFCAEEHPVALQLGGSEPADLAASAKLAQRWGYAEINLNCGCPSERVQRGAFGACLMAEAALVRDGVAAMRDAIGHALPVTVKHRIGIDRTESYAFVRDFIGTVAEGGCSVFIVHARNAWLQGLSPKDNREIPPLRYELVYQLKREFPGLTIVLNGGVRSDADVRQHLAHVDGVMIGREAYQRPWWLASWDAEHFGAEPTQHTPEAVEDCMLAYARSMAAQGTPAFAITRHMLNLWKGAPGARLWRQVLSDPALRKLEPADLFHRATQARQAALLALAG from the coding sequence ATGCTCGACTGGACCGACCGCCACTGTCGTTACTTCCACCGTCAACTCAGTCGCCATGCGCGCCTGTACACCGAGATGGTGACCACCGGCGCCCTCATCCATGGCGATCAGTCGCGCCATTTGGACTTCTGCGCCGAAGAGCACCCTGTGGCCCTGCAGCTTGGCGGCAGCGAACCGGCAGATCTGGCGGCGAGTGCAAAACTGGCGCAGCGCTGGGGCTATGCCGAAATCAATCTGAATTGCGGTTGCCCGAGCGAGCGGGTGCAGCGCGGTGCTTTCGGGGCCTGTCTGATGGCCGAAGCCGCGCTGGTTCGCGACGGTGTGGCTGCCATGCGCGACGCCATCGGCCATGCGCTGCCGGTGACGGTCAAGCACCGCATCGGCATCGACCGGACCGAGAGCTATGCCTTCGTGCGTGACTTCATCGGGACCGTGGCCGAGGGTGGTTGCTCGGTGTTCATCGTGCATGCGCGCAATGCGTGGCTGCAGGGCTTGAGCCCGAAAGACAACCGCGAGATTCCGCCCCTGCGTTATGAACTGGTGTATCAGCTCAAGCGCGAATTCCCCGGGCTCACCATCGTGCTCAACGGCGGGGTGAGGTCCGACGCCGATGTGCGCCAACACCTGGCCCATGTGGACGGCGTGATGATCGGGCGCGAGGCCTACCAGCGGCCCTGGTGGCTGGCCAGTTGGGATGCCGAGCATTTCGGCGCCGAACCGACGCAGCACACGCCCGAGGCCGTGGAAGACTGCATGTTGGCCTACGCCCGGAGCATGGCGGCGCAGGGCACGCCGGCATTCGCCATCACCCGTCACATGCTCAATCTGTGGAAAGGCGCACCCGGCGCGCGCTTGTGGCGCCAGGTGCTGAGCGATCCTGCCTTGCGCAAGCTGGAGCCGGCGGATTTGTTCCATCGGGCCACGCAGGCGCGTCAGGCGGCGTTGCTGGCACTGGCTGGCTGA